A genomic stretch from Holophagales bacterium includes:
- a CDS encoding sigma-54-dependent Fis family transcriptional regulator, with translation MKILIVDDEPVVREVLRTVLSRAGYETCESATAGEGLALFADPSVDLVLLDLMLPDRPGLTLLSEMRQRRPDVPVVVVTAYSSVESAITAMKEGAFHYVPKPFRNEEVVHLVAQALERRRLVAENRALKARLDSGTDFPEMVGRSAPMEKVLQTIRQAAPARSTILVTGESGTGKELVARALHRLSLRASGPFVTVHSGAMPPDLLESNLFGHTKGAFTGAVAEKKGLFKVADGGTIFFDEIGTVPIETQAKLLRVLQEREFLPVGAVEPIHSDVRVVAATNADLGRLVEEGKFREDLFYRLCVITIDLPPLRERKEDIPLLVEALVSRAARENDRPVPPVTSDAMKALLDHDWPGNVRELENVLERAVVLGPGLIGLDQLPDGVRRSVPRPDALPADGLVFYDAVAKYEKNLIAAAMHRAGGVQKDAARLLDLSPTTLNEMLKRHGMLARRAPRTAEPEPA, from the coding sequence ATGAAAATCCTGATCGTCGACGACGAGCCGGTCGTCCGCGAGGTCCTCCGGACGGTGCTCTCGCGGGCCGGCTACGAAACGTGCGAATCGGCCACGGCCGGCGAGGGGCTCGCGCTCTTTGCCGATCCGTCGGTCGACCTCGTGCTGCTCGACCTGATGCTCCCCGACCGGCCCGGCCTCACCCTGCTCAGCGAGATGCGCCAGCGGCGGCCCGACGTTCCGGTCGTCGTGGTCACGGCCTACTCCTCGGTCGAGAGCGCGATCACGGCCATGAAAGAGGGGGCGTTCCACTACGTCCCCAAACCGTTCCGCAACGAAGAGGTCGTCCACCTCGTCGCACAGGCGCTCGAGAGAAGGCGCCTCGTTGCCGAGAACCGCGCGCTGAAGGCCCGCCTCGACTCGGGGACCGATTTCCCCGAGATGGTCGGCCGCTCGGCCCCCATGGAAAAGGTCCTCCAGACGATCCGCCAGGCCGCCCCCGCGCGCTCCACGATCCTCGTCACGGGCGAGAGCGGCACCGGCAAGGAGCTCGTCGCGCGCGCTCTCCACCGCCTCTCGCTGCGCGCTTCGGGCCCGTTCGTCACCGTCCATTCGGGCGCGATGCCGCCCGACCTCCTGGAGTCGAACCTCTTCGGTCACACGAAGGGGGCCTTCACCGGTGCGGTCGCCGAGAAGAAGGGCCTCTTCAAGGTCGCCGACGGCGGGACGATCTTCTTCGACGAGATCGGCACCGTGCCGATCGAGACGCAGGCCAAGCTCCTCCGGGTCCTGCAGGAGCGCGAGTTCCTGCCCGTCGGCGCCGTGGAGCCGATTCACTCCGACGTCCGCGTCGTCGCCGCGACGAACGCCGACCTCGGCCGCCTCGTCGAAGAAGGGAAGTTCCGCGAGGACCTCTTCTACCGGCTCTGCGTCATCACCATCGACCTGCCGCCCCTGCGCGAACGCAAGGAGGACATCCCGCTCCTCGTCGAGGCGCTCGTCTCGCGCGCCGCGCGGGAGAACGACCGCCCCGTGCCTCCCGTCACCTCCGACGCGATGAAGGCGCTCCTCGACCACGACTGGCCCGGCAACGTCCGCGAGCTGGAGAACGTCCTCGAACGCGCGGTGGTCCTCGGCCCCGGCCTCATCGGCCTCGACCAGCTCCCCGACGGGGTCCGCCGCTCGGTGCCGCGCCCCGACGCCCTCCCCGCCGACGGCCTCGTCTTTTACGACGCCGTGGCGAAGTACGAGAAGAACCTCATCGCCGCGGCGATGCACCGTGCGGGCGGGGTGCAGAAGGACGCCGCGCGCCTCCTCGACCTCTCTCCCACGACTCTCAACGAGATGCTCAAGCGCCACGGCATGCTCGCGCGCCGGGCGCCGCGCACCGCGGAACCAGAGCCCGCATGA
- a CDS encoding PAS domain-containing protein has translation MLLRWGLLGAFFALLVPMGISAARKVATTGQSGILLTPEESGFRVRVAGMAESAGLRPGDLLLLVDGEEARALPDPVGAMERGERELTVLRDGQPVRLKGRIGPSPWDTRYLLLLFVGAAFLVTTGVVLRTAPHEADPTSHFLFAGFAFTAAAVFVITPAPPYDAIFRATTLLEDAARAFLPAFLLAFVFRFPRRAMRIPGALFFVPAFALALLALATYLNPPAPDVDATPLVLRLDRLQQAALLLGVSLAVARLVSLATRRLDLLAEKQVRFLLAGTAGGLLPVVLLDLLPRLVGGPIPVVSSFSIVPLVLVPAAFLAALTRYRLWDVEILTRETVALLGAAFLGAGLFSLAQVVDLGDVLPGIPYGRGLVEVGAGLLIALTFFPVRRGLSTALARVQYGERFGDREGLLSLVRDLSRPRRLAELGPLLSERVMSGLGVPRATLLLALPDGRLDATSLDGGDPLPPLDLPSEATKKTTRLSRLTFNERPTAAVARMRRAGFRTIAPLALSGRLLGLFAVADRGGRDPLSGEDIELLETVLASAALAVDHARLYGELEAQAEQYRRLKEFHEDVVTGSPAAIVVTDEQGRISSVNPAFERLFADGLGNLAGRRAEDVLPEAVRSVHAPARVEVTLGQQSRVLDVAVSPFPGAREGSPARVWVLSDSTELARLEKSLAERDRLSALSNLSAGVAHEVNTPLTGVASFARLLLDETPADDPRRPIVEKIERQAFRAARLVGSLLDLARGRPREMASLDPADLVRECCQALEDEVKGRRVTLDVDLPASLPRVLGHGDALVQVLVNLLKNALDAVALPKDGRVGPGLVRIAAAAAGGNVLFTVDDDGPGLAREEQEKVFDPFHTTKGRQGGVGLGLAIAGDIIRAHGGSFSVDSSPGQGARFTVSLPAAT, from the coding sequence GTGCTCCTCCGATGGGGGTTGCTCGGGGCTTTCTTCGCCCTGCTGGTTCCGATGGGCATCTCCGCAGCGAGGAAGGTCGCCACCACGGGACAGTCGGGCATCCTCCTGACGCCGGAAGAAAGCGGGTTCAGGGTTCGGGTCGCGGGAATGGCCGAATCCGCCGGGCTCAGGCCGGGTGACCTCCTCCTTCTCGTGGACGGTGAGGAGGCCCGGGCCCTTCCCGATCCGGTAGGTGCCATGGAGAGGGGAGAACGCGAGCTGACGGTCCTGCGCGACGGACAGCCGGTACGTCTGAAGGGGCGCATCGGGCCGTCTCCGTGGGACACGCGCTACCTTCTCCTCCTGTTCGTGGGCGCCGCCTTCCTCGTCACGACGGGCGTCGTCCTGAGGACCGCACCACACGAGGCCGACCCGACCAGCCACTTCCTGTTCGCAGGCTTCGCGTTCACGGCGGCGGCCGTCTTCGTCATCACGCCAGCCCCGCCTTACGACGCGATTTTCAGGGCGACGACGCTGCTGGAAGACGCCGCCCGCGCCTTCCTGCCGGCGTTCCTGCTGGCGTTCGTCTTTCGCTTCCCCCGCCGGGCAATGCGCATTCCCGGCGCGCTCTTCTTCGTCCCCGCCTTCGCCCTCGCCCTCCTCGCCCTCGCGACGTACCTGAACCCGCCCGCTCCCGACGTCGACGCCACCCCCCTCGTCCTCCGCCTGGACCGACTCCAGCAGGCCGCCCTCCTCCTGGGCGTCTCCCTCGCGGTCGCCCGCCTCGTCTCTCTCGCAACGCGCCGGCTCGATCTCCTCGCCGAGAAGCAGGTCCGTTTCCTCCTCGCCGGGACCGCGGGTGGTCTTCTCCCCGTCGTCCTTCTCGACCTCCTGCCTCGCCTCGTCGGGGGGCCGATCCCCGTCGTCTCCAGCTTCTCCATCGTTCCGCTCGTCCTCGTGCCGGCCGCTTTCCTCGCCGCCCTGACCCGCTACCGGCTCTGGGACGTCGAGATCCTGACGCGGGAGACCGTCGCGCTCCTCGGCGCGGCGTTCCTCGGCGCAGGACTCTTCTCGCTCGCACAGGTGGTCGACCTCGGCGACGTCCTGCCGGGAATTCCCTACGGCCGCGGGCTCGTAGAGGTGGGCGCGGGGCTCCTCATCGCCCTCACGTTCTTCCCGGTCCGCAGGGGCCTTTCGACGGCCCTCGCCCGCGTCCAGTACGGCGAACGATTCGGGGACCGCGAAGGCCTCCTCTCGCTCGTCCGCGACCTCTCGCGCCCTCGCCGCCTCGCCGAGCTCGGGCCGCTCCTTTCCGAGCGCGTCATGAGCGGGCTCGGCGTGCCACGGGCGACGCTCCTCCTGGCGCTTCCCGACGGCCGCCTCGACGCCACGTCACTGGACGGCGGCGACCCCCTGCCACCGCTGGACCTCCCCTCCGAGGCGACGAAGAAGACGACCCGCCTCTCGCGCCTCACCTTCAACGAGCGTCCTACGGCCGCCGTCGCCAGGATGCGCCGGGCCGGCTTCCGGACGATCGCTCCGCTCGCCCTCTCGGGCCGCCTCCTCGGCCTCTTCGCCGTCGCGGACCGGGGAGGGCGCGACCCGCTCTCGGGAGAGGACATCGAGCTTCTCGAGACCGTCCTCGCCTCCGCGGCGCTCGCCGTCGACCACGCGCGCCTCTACGGCGAGCTGGAGGCGCAGGCCGAGCAGTACCGCCGCCTGAAGGAGTTCCACGAGGACGTCGTCACGGGCTCGCCGGCGGCGATCGTGGTCACCGACGAGCAGGGCCGGATCTCGTCCGTGAACCCCGCGTTCGAGAGGCTCTTCGCCGACGGCCTTGGGAACCTCGCCGGCCGCCGCGCCGAGGACGTCCTCCCGGAGGCGGTGCGTTCCGTTCACGCCCCGGCGCGCGTCGAGGTCACGCTCGGCCAGCAGTCGCGCGTCCTCGACGTCGCGGTCTCCCCGTTCCCCGGTGCGCGCGAGGGCTCGCCCGCGCGGGTCTGGGTCCTCTCCGACTCCACCGAGCTGGCCCGCCTCGAGAAGAGCCTCGCGGAGAGGGACCGCCTCTCGGCGCTCTCGAACCTCTCCGCCGGCGTCGCGCACGAGGTCAACACGCCGCTCACGGGGGTCGCGAGCTTCGCGCGGCTCCTCCTCGACGAGACCCCGGCCGACGACCCCCGGCGGCCCATCGTCGAGAAGATCGAACGTCAGGCCTTCCGTGCCGCGCGTCTCGTCGGGAGCCTGCTCGACCTGGCCCGGGGCCGCCCGCGCGAGATGGCATCGCTGGACCCGGCCGACCTCGTGCGGGAATGCTGCCAGGCCCTCGAGGACGAGGTGAAGGGCCGGCGCGTGACGCTCGACGTCGATCTCCCGGCATCGCTGCCCCGTGTCCTCGGGCACGGGGACGCCCTCGTGCAGGTCCTCGTGAACCTCCTGAAGAACGCGCTCGACGCCGTGGCCCTCCCGAAAGACGGGCGTGTCGGCCCGGGCCTCGTGAGGATCGCCGCAGCCGCCGCTGGCGGAAACGTCCTCTTCACCGTCGACGACGACGGCCCCGGCCTCGCGCGGGAGGAGCAGGAAAAGGTCTTCGACCCGTTCCACACGACGAAGGGTCGTCAGGGGGGCGTGGGCCTCGGCCTGGCGATCGCAGGGGATATCATTCGCGCGCACGGAGGCTCGTTCTCGGTCGATTCCTCCCCGGGGCAGGGCGCCCGGTTCACGGTGAGCCTCCCCGCAGCGACATGA
- a CDS encoding carboxypeptidase regulatory-like domain-containing protein: MRRSAKAHRPAVLAGCFVALLAAPALGAPRDVPGPTAPLSGVLSANGVPLAGVSLVVRGLTGAAASVVRILKTDAEGTFCLSDAAPGVYSVLAAVPGFRSASAQVLHRSSSDRLSFVRLELDRDRQGVLPAGPGGALDPWAARASIGGDVLRDEGFAEGSPTAAPSPASAVATSNSASQVIPLPVRGSVASLQGFAADGAGARSQTSLDVRGSLGGGVKWGVTGGYDRVMSEEGQQVGGASSVSIDVLPVEGQSIRVSSRRSEIPGLENADARLDAHSVDWAASRTNGSRASVSARLLTHRNLEPAALPKALFRSEGSALEVDAGYRSELGEGRFVRVHVGYRSDVTNGTPGASSAAPRPEREARLGGVAGIRLLDALLVEAGGTGDYSVGSRGVTPELTLSVEALAGLTVYGFASRRFEQKETGVFVSGIIGVDDADLVRATRALYRAGARFESHGTGRLELEASRREISEAFQLLLDTDVIDRVDALYLFPGDVADEASGSLTFAIRENVSARLALLGGQVRGGGTVAGTTSNDARYWVSSARIDVLPSGTSVSIRYRLLEQELGRTADVYRNGRRSVDVTLAQVIPVPILRAAGSRWQALFSVATGSRQEGDGDPRQNRQLAGGLSLSF; encoded by the coding sequence TTGAGGCGCTCCGCCAAGGCCCATCGCCCGGCCGTGCTCGCCGGATGTTTTGTGGCACTCCTCGCCGCACCGGCGCTGGGCGCGCCCCGCGACGTTCCAGGACCCACCGCCCCCCTTTCGGGCGTCCTGAGCGCCAACGGCGTCCCGCTCGCCGGAGTCTCCCTCGTCGTCCGGGGGCTCACGGGAGCGGCGGCATCCGTGGTGCGGATCCTGAAGACCGACGCCGAGGGTACCTTCTGCCTTTCTGATGCGGCGCCGGGGGTCTACTCGGTCCTCGCGGCTGTGCCGGGGTTCCGGTCTGCGTCCGCGCAGGTCCTCCATCGATCGTCGTCCGACAGGCTGTCCTTCGTCCGCCTCGAGCTCGACCGCGATCGACAGGGAGTCCTCCCGGCCGGACCTGGTGGAGCACTGGACCCGTGGGCGGCCCGGGCGTCCATCGGCGGGGACGTCCTCAGGGACGAGGGCTTCGCCGAGGGCTCTCCCACGGCGGCTCCGTCCCCGGCGTCGGCCGTCGCCACGTCGAACTCCGCCTCGCAGGTCATTCCCTTGCCGGTCCGGGGTTCCGTCGCGTCGCTGCAGGGCTTCGCTGCGGACGGGGCGGGAGCCCGCTCCCAGACGTCGCTCGACGTTCGCGGCAGCCTCGGCGGGGGCGTCAAGTGGGGAGTTACGGGCGGGTACGACCGCGTGATGTCCGAAGAGGGTCAGCAGGTCGGCGGCGCCTCCAGCGTATCCATCGACGTCCTTCCGGTCGAAGGACAGTCCATTCGCGTCTCCAGCCGGAGGAGCGAGATACCGGGCCTCGAGAACGCCGACGCCCGGCTCGACGCCCACTCGGTCGACTGGGCCGCGAGCCGGACCAACGGCTCCCGCGCCTCCGTCTCCGCCCGGCTCCTGACGCACCGGAACCTCGAGCCCGCCGCGCTCCCGAAGGCGCTCTTCCGCTCGGAGGGAAGCGCCCTCGAGGTCGATGCGGGGTATCGGAGCGAGCTGGGCGAGGGACGCTTCGTGAGGGTTCACGTCGGCTACAGGTCGGACGTCACGAACGGAACCCCCGGCGCATCCTCGGCCGCGCCGCGTCCCGAGCGCGAGGCGCGGCTGGGCGGCGTCGCCGGAATCCGGCTCCTCGACGCCCTCCTCGTCGAGGCCGGAGGCACCGGAGACTATTCCGTCGGTTCCCGCGGCGTGACTCCCGAGCTCACGCTCTCCGTCGAGGCGCTCGCGGGCCTGACCGTCTACGGGTTCGCCTCGCGCCGCTTCGAACAGAAAGAGACAGGCGTGTTCGTTTCCGGGATTATCGGAGTCGACGACGCCGACCTCGTCCGGGCCACCCGGGCGCTCTACCGGGCCGGCGCGCGGTTCGAGAGCCACGGCACCGGGCGGCTCGAGCTCGAAGCGAGCCGCCGGGAGATTTCGGAGGCATTCCAGCTCCTGCTCGACACCGACGTCATCGACCGCGTCGACGCCCTCTACCTCTTCCCGGGCGACGTGGCCGATGAAGCCTCCGGCTCACTGACGTTCGCAATCCGGGAGAACGTCTCGGCGCGCCTCGCGCTTCTTGGCGGTCAGGTCCGGGGAGGGGGGACGGTCGCCGGAACGACCTCGAACGACGCCCGCTACTGGGTCTCGAGCGCCCGCATCGACGTCCTGCCGAGCGGCACGTCGGTCTCTATCCGCTACCGCCTCCTCGAGCAGGAGCTGGGCCGCACGGCAGACGTGTACCGCAACGGCCGCAGGTCGGTCGACGTGACCCTCGCCCAGGTGATCCCGGTTCCTATCCTCCGCGCCGCCGGTTCCCGCTGGCAGGCGCTCTTCTCGGTCGCGACGGGGAGCCGGCAGGAGGGAGACGGGGACCCTAGACAGAACCGACAGTTGGCCGGAGGCCTTTCGCTCTCGTTCTGA
- a CDS encoding proline dehydrogenase family protein, translating into MSSLFDRLVVGTLPFVPKAVVRKFARRYVAGETLDDAVRTVRELSTEGAMATIDVLGESVTRREQTEQTRDEYLRVLDTIVAARLDANVSIKPTAVGLSIDPQLARENCRAICRKAASSGTFVRIDMEDSPYTEKTLQLVLDLKEEFPGVGVVVQAYMRRTLADMDRLVAAGMNVRICKGIYVEPRDIAYKDRQVVIENFAAIVDKHLSAGCYAGIATHDEACVQKALATIDRLKLRPEQYEFQMLLGVDPLLRRTILQAGHRLRVYVPYGRDWYAYSLRRLKENPSIARHTVRMVLGMGPAQS; encoded by the coding sequence ATGAGCTCACTCTTCGATCGTCTCGTCGTCGGCACGCTGCCGTTCGTCCCGAAGGCCGTCGTCAGGAAATTCGCCCGGCGCTACGTCGCGGGCGAAACGCTCGACGACGCCGTCCGCACCGTGCGCGAGCTCTCGACCGAGGGCGCGATGGCCACCATCGACGTCCTGGGCGAGAGCGTCACGCGGCGCGAGCAGACCGAGCAGACGCGCGACGAGTACCTCCGGGTCCTCGACACGATCGTCGCCGCCCGGCTCGATGCCAACGTCTCCATCAAGCCGACGGCCGTCGGGCTTTCCATCGACCCGCAGCTCGCGCGAGAGAACTGCCGGGCGATCTGCCGCAAGGCGGCCTCGTCGGGGACGTTCGTCCGCATCGACATGGAGGACTCTCCCTACACGGAGAAGACCCTCCAGCTCGTCCTCGACCTGAAGGAGGAGTTCCCCGGCGTCGGCGTCGTCGTCCAGGCCTACATGCGCCGGACGCTCGCCGACATGGACCGGCTCGTCGCCGCCGGGATGAACGTGCGCATCTGCAAGGGGATCTACGTCGAGCCGCGCGACATCGCCTACAAGGACCGCCAGGTCGTCATCGAGAATTTCGCGGCCATCGTCGACAAGCACCTGTCGGCAGGCTGCTACGCCGGCATCGCGACGCACGACGAAGCCTGCGTGCAGAAGGCGCTCGCCACGATCGACCGGCTGAAGCTGAGGCCCGAGCAGTACGAGTTCCAGATGCTCCTCGGCGTCGACCCGCTTCTCAGGCGGACGATCCTCCAGGCCGGCCACCGCCTCCGCGTCTACGTGCCCTACGGGCGGGACTGGTACGCCTACTCCCTCCGCCGCCTGAAGGAGAACCCGTCGATCGCCCGGCACACGGTCCGCATGGTCCTGGGGATGGGCCCGGCCCAGTCCTGA
- a CDS encoding ComF family protein: protein MAGAFGTESLLPGRVLLQFLFPSCCASCGAARRGVGGGGLCRACWRALPLIDGNDACQTCALPSSAPLCHGCLESAPPVSRAAAVARYEGVTRRLVHALKFRGHDILAAPAGALMAEAARTRGLDQDCQAVVPIPSTARRNRDRGYDPGALLAEEVARRLDRPLLALLSRVLEAPPQSTVPAARRRGNVLGAFASSRAARGARLLLVDDVMTTGATAFEAARTLGAAGAARIDLLVLARTPEAGQLHHTHPEST from the coding sequence GTGGCGGGCGCCTTCGGGACCGAGTCCCTCCTGCCCGGGCGGGTCCTCCTCCAATTCCTCTTCCCGTCGTGCTGTGCCTCCTGCGGCGCCGCCCGGCGCGGTGTCGGCGGAGGCGGCCTCTGCCGCGCGTGCTGGCGGGCGCTTCCCCTCATCGACGGCAACGACGCCTGCCAGACCTGCGCCCTCCCTTCCTCGGCTCCCCTCTGCCACGGCTGCCTCGAAAGCGCCCCCCCCGTTTCGCGCGCGGCCGCCGTCGCACGATACGAGGGCGTCACCCGGCGCCTCGTCCACGCCCTGAAGTTCCGGGGCCACGACATCCTCGCCGCGCCCGCCGGAGCCCTGATGGCGGAGGCGGCGCGGACGCGCGGTCTGGACCAGGACTGCCAGGCCGTCGTCCCGATTCCCTCCACTGCCCGCAGGAACAGGGACCGGGGCTACGACCCGGGCGCTCTCCTGGCAGAGGAGGTGGCGCGGCGGCTCGACCGGCCCCTTCTCGCTCTCCTCTCGCGCGTCCTCGAGGCGCCACCCCAGTCGACCGTCCCGGCCGCCCGACGCCGCGGAAACGTCCTCGGTGCGTTCGCCTCCTCGCGAGCCGCCCGAGGCGCACGCCTCCTCCTCGTCGACGACGTCATGACCACCGGCGCCACCGCCTTCGAAGCCGCCCGCACCCTGGGCGCGGCGGGAGCCGCTCGCATCGACCTCCTCGTCCTGGCCCGGACTCCCGAGGCCGGGCAGCTGCACCACACCCACCCGGAGTCCACATGA
- a CDS encoding Lrp/AsnC family transcriptional regulator, whose translation MDEIDRQILDMLQRDGKISQARIAENVGLTTPSVNERIKKLETRGFIRRFTALLDPRQVGMAAVAHVDVQLEHPSFERTFLDEIENLLSVQECYAISGDYGYRLKVRARDLEQLEAVLRERIQTIRGVVRTRVDLSLSIKKDSTLLPVT comes from the coding sequence ATGGATGAGATCGATCGCCAGATCCTCGACATGCTCCAGCGCGACGGGAAAATCTCCCAGGCGCGCATCGCTGAGAACGTCGGCCTGACGACCCCGTCCGTCAACGAGCGGATCAAGAAGCTCGAGACCCGCGGGTTCATTCGCCGCTTCACCGCGCTGCTCGATCCCCGGCAGGTCGGCATGGCTGCGGTCGCGCACGTCGACGTCCAGCTGGAGCACCCGAGCTTCGAGCGCACGTTTCTCGACGAGATCGAGAACCTCCTCTCCGTCCAGGAGTGCTACGCGATCTCCGGTGACTACGGCTATCGGCTGAAGGTCCGCGCACGGGACCTCGAGCAGCTCGAGGCCGTCCTCCGCGAGCGCATCCAGACGATCCGTGGCGTCGTTCGCACGCGGGTCGACCTTTCACTTTCCATCAAGAAAGACTCGACGCTCCTGCCCGTCACCTGA
- the glgC gene encoding glucose-1-phosphate adenylyltransferase codes for MLQHRDVLSIVLAGGMGERLYPLTRDRAKPAVPFGGRYRIVDFVLNNLVNSGLMKIKVLTQFKSNSLIEHLVRAWRLNPEIGQFVDPVPAQMRRGPHWFRGTADAVYQNLDLIFDEEPTQVCVFGGDHVYVMDVNPMLAFHEDGGHDLTIAAFPVPLTEAARFGILEVDERGRVTGFEEKPKEPREIPGAPGFALASMGNYIFRPKVLREALENDALQDTSHDFGRTIIPALLAGGTSVWAYDFSLSSVPGDEELAPYWRDIGTVDSYWEASMDLISVSPPLNLYNAKWALKTLSPHLPPAKFVFADPVSNRTGVATDSMVADGCILSGGTVHRSILFPRVRVNSYSRVEESVLMDGVDVGRYSRLRKVIVDKGVKIPPRTEIGFDPESDRRRFHVSEGGVIVLPKGVEVPPP; via the coding sequence ATTCTTCAACACCGCGACGTCCTCTCGATCGTCCTGGCCGGCGGAATGGGAGAGCGCCTCTACCCTCTCACGCGGGACCGTGCCAAGCCGGCGGTCCCGTTCGGGGGGCGTTACCGGATCGTCGACTTCGTCCTCAACAACCTCGTCAACTCGGGGCTGATGAAGATCAAGGTGCTCACGCAGTTCAAGTCGAACTCTCTCATCGAGCACCTCGTGCGGGCCTGGCGCCTGAACCCCGAGATCGGCCAGTTCGTCGACCCGGTCCCCGCCCAGATGCGGCGAGGGCCGCACTGGTTCCGCGGCACCGCCGACGCCGTCTACCAGAACCTCGACCTCATCTTCGACGAGGAGCCGACGCAGGTCTGCGTGTTCGGCGGCGACCACGTCTACGTGATGGACGTGAACCCGATGCTCGCGTTCCACGAGGACGGCGGGCACGACCTGACGATCGCCGCCTTCCCCGTGCCGCTGACGGAGGCGGCGCGGTTCGGGATCCTCGAGGTGGACGAGCGCGGCCGCGTGACCGGCTTCGAGGAGAAGCCGAAGGAGCCGAGGGAGATCCCGGGCGCTCCGGGCTTCGCCCTCGCCTCGATGGGGAACTACATTTTTCGCCCGAAGGTGCTCCGGGAGGCGCTCGAGAACGATGCCCTGCAGGACACCTCGCACGACTTCGGCAGGACGATCATCCCGGCGCTTCTCGCCGGCGGCACCTCCGTCTGGGCCTACGACTTCTCGCTGAGCAGCGTTCCCGGCGACGAGGAGCTCGCTCCCTACTGGCGCGACATCGGGACCGTCGACTCCTACTGGGAGGCTTCGATGGACCTGATCTCCGTGAGCCCCCCGCTGAACCTTTACAACGCGAAGTGGGCGCTGAAGACCCTCTCGCCGCATCTGCCTCCCGCCAAGTTCGTCTTCGCGGATCCGGTCTCGAACCGGACGGGCGTCGCGACCGACTCGATGGTCGCCGACGGCTGCATCCTCTCGGGCGGAACCGTTCACCGGTCGATCCTCTTCCCGCGCGTGAGGGTCAACTCCTATTCGCGTGTCGAGGAGAGCGTCCTCATGGACGGCGTCGACGTCGGCCGCTATTCGCGGCTCCGGAAGGTCATCGTCGACAAGGGGGTCAAGATCCCCCCCAGGACGGAGATCGGTTTCGACCCGGAGAGCGACCGGAGACGGTTCCACGTCTCGGAGGGAGGGGTCATCGTCCTGCCGAAGGGCGTCGAAGTTCCCCCTCCGTGA
- a CDS encoding J domain-containing protein has protein sequence MAMKDPYEVLGVSRTAGDAEIKKAYRRLARKSHPDVNLGDAGAHKRFQEIAAAYEILKDPKKKERYDRYGDTGEAPEPPSGQARRGAGPEGPFGQDFRQTPFGRGAAGGGGFRWSGDVSDLFSDLFAGSGSGIGVGEDEDAAAAITIPFRDAVLGGTVSFSARIPRRCARCRGTGRVAKSACAACHGSGALVETESLTVRIPAGVDTGARIRVPGKGRTENGDLYLAITVERHAYFNREGDDIVAEVPVTVPEAYLGAEIEVPTVKGLVRARIPAGTVSGQRFRLKGRGIENLRTGTTGDHYYRVRVVVPTVQSEEGRRLVEALGSLYVRDLRSDLPRGV, from the coding sequence ATGGCGATGAAGGATCCGTACGAGGTCCTCGGCGTGTCACGCACGGCTGGAGATGCGGAGATCAAGAAGGCGTACCGGCGCCTCGCGAGGAAGTCCCACCCGGACGTGAACCTCGGCGACGCCGGGGCCCACAAGCGCTTCCAGGAGATCGCGGCCGCGTACGAGATCCTGAAGGATCCCAAGAAGAAGGAGCGGTACGACCGGTACGGAGACACGGGAGAGGCTCCCGAACCTCCGAGCGGCCAGGCCCGCCGCGGTGCAGGGCCGGAAGGGCCCTTCGGACAGGACTTTCGCCAGACGCCGTTCGGCAGGGGCGCCGCGGGAGGGGGCGGCTTCCGCTGGTCGGGAGACGTCTCCGACCTGTTCTCCGACCTCTTCGCGGGTTCCGGCTCCGGCATCGGTGTCGGCGAGGACGAGGATGCCGCCGCGGCCATCACGATCCCGTTCCGCGACGCGGTCCTCGGCGGCACCGTGTCGTTCTCGGCGCGCATCCCGCGCCGCTGCGCCCGCTGCCGGGGGACGGGGCGCGTTGCGAAGTCGGCGTGCGCGGCCTGCCACGGCTCCGGCGCGCTCGTCGAAACGGAGAGCCTGACGGTCCGCATTCCCGCGGGGGTCGACACCGGCGCGCGTATCCGCGTTCCCGGCAAGGGCCGGACGGAGAACGGAGACCTCTACCTCGCGATCACCGTCGAGAGGCACGCCTACTTCAACAGGGAAGGCGACGACATCGTCGCCGAGGTTCCGGTCACCGTCCCCGAGGCCTACCTCGGCGCCGAGATCGAGGTGCCGACCGTCAAGGGCCTCGTCCGGGCCCGGATCCCCGCCGGAACGGTCTCGGGCCAGCGGTTCCGGCTGAAGGGACGGGGCATCGAGAACCTGCGGACCGGAACGACCGGCGACCACTACTACCGCGTGCGCGTCGTCGTTCCCACCGTCCAGAGCGAGGAGGGCCGCCGTCTCGTCGAGGCTCTCGGCTCGCTCTACGTCCGGGACCTCCGCAGCGACCTGCCGCGGGGTGTCTGA